The Drosophila innubila isolate TH190305 chromosome 2R unlocalized genomic scaffold, UK_Dinn_1.0 1_C_2R, whole genome shotgun sequence DNA window CTGAAGTATATTTCAAGTTGCACTCAATATATAAGCTTTTTCTGCTTGAACAATCTGACTaattttgaaatgtatgttaagtacttaatttaaatggtAAATGTGTATGAGTTCATtgagaatataattattaagcaACGTTTATgtcatttgaataaattttatttaaaaataacgaaTGGCagcaatatttgtataaaatgataggtatatttaaaaagatggTCTGACAGAATTTTGgttgtaaatacataaatgtacatttaatCTAAAAGCATTTAATGCTTGATTTAGTTGCCTAATTGTGAGTAATCAAAGTAAGCacagatttaaatatttttgtcagGGAATaaccggtaccggaaccgttaaccgaaattaaccgttttatttttagtaccggaactgaaaccgacaccgaatgaaaattattatctgtcaagaaccgaataccgaaacgtttgtaccggtacggttgtggtaaagttgctaggtcaaagaattgcccaacttcaaactgtcataacttgatcaaatcaagcggaatgtcattttgatcatgatttggattttaaattcattctgcattcaaattttgttcatttagaaaatttaattattttcgaaatagattcgatttttatggtaagggtccccctttgaaattttgaaaattcaaaattttaaatcttaagtttttacttttaattaactccttatatcgtaattagtataaaacaacactttaaacttaattctgagacctttctttcatttgtaaaaaatcatgccaaattgaacaaaaatttggacttgtaaagtggctaaatcggcagtctgaccaacttcaaactatcataatttgatcaaatctgaaccgatttttaaacggaatgtcattttaatcttgatttatacttttatagttatagttttttttataagaacttattctttttttaaaatgatttcataATCATTAAATTGGTAAATTCTATCAAAAAGTTAAAGACACCTATTGTAAATCCTTACAACAAAGGTTggatcaattataatttttttataccccagacgtaattataattctttttcccatttaagtttataatttaatttaatattaatttctctttcatttcaactaaaagttaattagctgaatttacttttcattgataataattatttgtttgcttattttaaaataacaataaattaaggCTCGTTTGtgaactatttaaaatacagATTGAAGAAAATacctaaaattatatttattttgatgctTTTTACAAATCCTctgtaaaaataaagtaaacttTAGTCGAGAATTGCGGTCTTTTATCAAAAAGCCACGTCATTGATAACAAATAATCTCCAGTTGGTATAGTGTGCGGCAGATAATTCGATCTTAGATAAAATCCATTAACAATTTGTGGACCCTGATAATGTAAAATGTAAGCTTTGCATTAACTAATAAGTAAGATATTTGTTgtcgaataaaaatatttttaaataaataaaaaatttcattctatTACCTAAAACTTTGTAAAGCATATTACTAGTTGTACGAGATACGATTGAACTAATTAATAAGTAAAgggtttgatttgatttgtataCTTGCCACATAAGGACAGGAGTGATTAAAGTTGCTGAACTCCTTGAAGAGATTGAAAACTATTTTGGCAACTGGATTGTATGCCCTTTTGACAAACCGACAGATATCAAGCTCAGCCTTAACCACCCATGGCTTATATCCGTTGGCCTTCTTAAAAATTTGAGCATGAAGACCAATGTCATAGGCAGGATGCAGAACCGTTCCGTTCAGGTTCAAGGTCGTTTTATTTCTACTCACAGCCTTTAGGCGACATTTGTGATAGACGAACCAGGATTCATTGTAGCTCTCACAAACCGCATTAGTGAACTTGAATACAATTGCTTCCTGTGgaaaacaaatacattattaaaaaaaaaaaaaaactactacTTACCAACATACTTACATTGTAAGTTAGTTTGAGAGTTACCCAAATATGAAAGAATcccaataaaatgaatatggTGCGCATGTTGTCAAAATCTCTAAAGACTTTTGATTACTGAAGTATATTTCAAGTTgcactttaatattaaaagctttttctGCTTGAACAACCTGACtaattttgaaatgtattttaagcACTTAATTTAAATGGTAAATGTGTATGAGTTCATtgagaatataaatattaattattaacgaATGGCagcaatatttgtataaaataataggtatatttaaaaagatggTCGGACAGAATTTTGgttgtaaatacataaatgtacatttaatCTAAAAGCATTTAATGCTTGATTTAGTTGCCTAATTGTGAGTAATCAATGTATATAACGGAAAAATACTGCCTATGTGaaacaaatcaaaactaaattacTTATTAAACAACTATTTTAACATAGAAAACTGTAAATACCCCTACAGATAGTGTGATAAATTTGTCCCCAAATATGTAACTCATTGAAGAGTTTATGAAAAAgtctttcaaaaatattgttttttgacagagtaataataataataataatagtggtctgcttttgtttaactttggtctaaaagtataaaataaaatatagtttatGTATAACCGAAGTAATTGGTTAATATATggataaaaacaaacaaatttatgttatttctAACACaacaaagatttaattttataattcatCTAAAGGGGTCTCAGAAAGACTTCTTCCTTCAGTTATTTGGAcactgaattaaattttctttccaAACATAATCAGTTCAGTTTGTCTGGTGGTGACACATGACAAGAGCAGTTTGTGCATTTTCAAATTCGAAATGTGCCAGTCAAAGTCTGGTAATCAAGAAACACAACGAAGCAGGCAAGTAACCGTCCATTTCTCCATGGGCAGCTAGGCAAACcgactaaatatttaattacacacATTTTGCTACAACGCTCGGGGCTAATTTGATGTTTAACTGTTTACGTTTAACTCCAACTTTGTGTTAAGTTTGTCGTTTTGTTATTGCCTATTCAGAGCCAGACTCGACTTCAAGTTGTATGCCAAGTATTGgttaaaatgctaaaatattCAAACCGTAAACACAGAGCGGGTTCTTGAATTGTTTTACTTGTTTTGGTTGCCAGAAGTTTATGTCATAGTTTCACAATCAATATGAAGACCACAATTTAAAGTTCTCAGACATTACATTAGCgtgaaaatgtaaagaaagGCATGgatcaaattaattgaatagcTTGACATACTTACAAGAATATCATTGTACTGACAGGTGATTCATTAATTCTCGAGCTTTTtaagttgtatttttattattaatattataacttCTATACTATATAGGTTACTggtattctttaaaaatttgacaataggttttttttttgatttaaaagctctacttttttaatgcttatCACACAAGGTCATTACCCTGTTAGAAtctaaaatgttgtttaaacaaaactaacctatcctaattttatttaattaacgtGTTCTTTCATTGCATCAGCCACTTTCTTATCAATCCTATCGAATAGTTGACTTCTTCTTTCGTTTGTTATCTCAAATGTCTCGAGCACCACTTAAagtcaatatatgtatacaaaaatttcaagtacTAGCTCGTGAGTTTCTTACCTAATTGCCAAATACTAAAGTAATCAATCTTagatataaaacaaatataattaaaagaacaTATTTATTCAACAAATCATAacagattatatattttattaattaaagcttttctgaaaatgttttttaaattaagagaaggtaattttaaaatttctttcagGGAATTAGCAGATTCAACACATTCTCCTCAttccctaaaatccgcaattttccaatacctatcgttaaatccctaaccttactaatactaataacttgttatgatactttatactagtctaacattcataccattgttattaacaatactaatcttaattgatctgattgggtttttctgggttttccccaatcctagcaacaaatgttggatcaattataatttttgtatgccCCAGACGTAATTATCATTCTTTTTCCCATTTCAGtttataacttaatttaatataaatttctctTTCATTTAAACTGAAAGTTAATTAGCTGGATTTACTTTTCGTTGATATGGCTAACACTTTCAGAAAgactatatttataataattaattgtttgtttatttttaaatagcaataaattaaGGCTCGtttataactatttaaaatacagATTGAAGAAAATacctaaaattatatttattttgatgctTATTACAAATCCTctgtaaaaataaagtaaattttagtCGAGAATTGCGGTCTTTTATCAAAAAGCCACTTCAGTGATAACAAATAATCTCCAGTTGGTATAGAATGTGGCAGATAGTTCGATCTTAGATATGCTCCATCAATAATTTGTGGACCCTGATAATGTAAAATGTAAGCTTTGCATTAACAAATAAGTAATATAGTTGCTgtcgaataaaaatatttgaattctaTTACCTAGAATTTTATAAAGCATATAATTAGTTGTACGAGATACGATTGAACTAATTGATGGGTAAAGGGtatgatttgatttttatacttgCCACATAAGGACAGGAGTGATTAAAGTTGCTGAACTCCTTGAAgagattaaatattattatggcAACTGGATTGTATGCCCTCTTGACAAACCGACAGATATCAAGTTCAGCCTTAACCACCCATGGCTTATATCCGTTGGCCTTCTTAAAAATTTGAGCATGAACCCCAATGTCATAGGCAGGATGCAGAACTGTTCCGTTTAAATTAAAGGTcgttttatttctatttacagCCTTTAGGCGACATTTGTGAAAGACGAACCAGGATTCATTGTAGCTCTCACAAACCGCATTAGTGAACTTGAATACAATTGCTTCCTGTGgaaaacaaatacattatttaaaataaaaaagaactaCTACTTACCAACATACTTACATTGTAAGTTAGTTTGAGAGTTACCCAAATATGAAAGAATcccaataaaatgaatatggTGCGCATGTTGTCAAACCTCTAAAGACTTTTGATTACTGAAGTATATTTCAAGTTGCACTTCAATATATAAGCTTTTTCTGCTTGAACAATCTGACTaattttgaaatgtatgttaaatacttaatttaaatggtAAATGTGTATGAGTTCATtgagaatataattattaagcaACGTTTATGTCAtttgaataaatgttatttaaatataacgaACTGTGGCTCAACTTTTTAGGATTTGATTAGTTTTTAttggtaaaaatatttgtataaaatgataggtatatttaaaaagatggTCGGacagaatttttgttgtaaatacataaatgtacatttaatCTAAAAGCATTTAATGCTTGATTTAGTTGCCTAATTGTGAGTAATCAAAGTATATAACGGAAAAATACTGCCTATGTGAAActaatcaaaactaaattgtttattaaacaaCTATTTT harbors:
- the LOC117785920 gene encoding uncharacterized protein LOC117785920, with product MRTIFILLGFFHIWVTLKLTYNEAIVFKFTNAVCESYNESWFVYHKCRLKAVSRNKTTLNLNGTVLHPAYDIGLHAQIFKKANGYKPWVVKAELDICRFVKRAYNPVAKIVFNLFKEFSNFNHSCPYVGPQIVNGFYLRSNYLPHTIPTGDYLLSMTWLFDKRPQFSTKVYFIFTEDL
- the LOC117785921 gene encoding uncharacterized protein LOC117785921, yielding MRTIFILLGFFHIWVTLKLTYNEAIVFKFTNAVCESYNESWFVFHKCRLKAVNRNKTTFNLNGTVLHPAYDIGVHAQIFKKANGYKPWVVKAELDICRFVKRAYNPVAIIIFNLFKEFSNFNHSCPYVGPQIIDGAYLRSNYLPHSIPTGDYLLSLKWLFDKRPQFSTKIYFIFTEDL